A DNA window from Solanum lycopersicum chromosome 3, SLM_r2.1 contains the following coding sequences:
- the CPT3 gene encoding dehydrodolichyl diphosphate synthase CPT3 — MEGVNGKKVGHLCENISSFVRQCIFSILSVGPVPSHIAFIMDGNRRYSKKQNLLDGNGHRAGFSALINMLKYCYELGVKYITVYAFSIDNFKRRPEEVVSLMKLMQEKIDELTKEESIVNRLGIRIYFQGNLKLLSDHVRLAAERAMVKTSGNSKAILSICVAYTSTDEIVHAVQESCEEKWDEIRKLDVNNDGSNLIRLEENVKDKNEHRIGVTNVDRHMYMSVCPDPDIIIRTSGATRLSNFLLWQSSHCLLYSPAALWPEIGLRHLIWVILDFQRNYLYLKEKKKQS; from the coding sequence ATGGAAGGTGTGAACGGTAAAAAAGTGGGGCATTTATGTGAAAATATTAGCAGCTTTGTTCGCCAATGTATATTTTCTATACTTAGTGTGGGTCCTGTTCCTAGTCACATTGCTTTTATCATGGATGGAAACCGTAGATATTCTAAGAAACAGAACTTGCTTGATGGGAATGGACATAGAGCGGGATTTTCAGCTCTTATCAATATGCTAAAATATTGTTACGAGCTTGGTGTAAAATATATAACAGTTTATGCATTCAGCATTGATAACTTCAAGCGAAGGCCTGAAGAAGTTGTATCACTAATGAAACTGATGCaggaaaaaattgatgaattaacaAAAGAGGAGAGCATTGTAAACCGCCTTGGTATTAGAATTTACTTTCAAGGAAACCTTAAACTTTTGAGTGACCATGTCAGGTTAGCCGCCGAGAGGGCTATGGTAAAGACATCAGGTAATTCAAAAGCTATATTGTCTATTTGTGTTGCCTACACATCAACAGATGAGATTGTCCATGCTGTTCAAGAATCTTGTGAAGAAAAATGGGACGAGATTAGAAAACTAGATGTAAATAATGATGGAAGCAATTTAATTAGACTCGAAGAAAATGTGAAGGACAAGAATGAGCACCGGATTGGTGTGACAAATGTTGACAGACATATGTACATGTCAGTTTGTCCTGATCCAGACATTATTATACGGACTTCTGGAGCAACTCGTTTAAGCAATTTTCTTTTGTGGCAAAGTTCACATTGTCTTCTTTATTCTCCTGCTGCACTATGGCCTGAGATTGGTTTAAGGCATTTGATTTGGGTAATTTTAGACTTCCAGAGAAACTACTTgtatttgaaggaaaaaaagaagcagTCATGA